GAGCTCGCGGTAGGTGATGGACTGGCCCATGCACTCGAACGCCGGGCGATCGGCGTACGTGCGGAACGACTCGTCCATGAGGTGGGCCAGCGAGGCGTAGCGCGTGCCATCGATCTCGGTTGGAACGCCCGGGGGGTAGTACTTGAGCCAGCTCTTCTCCATGCGTGTCGCCTCGTCGGTCCAGGGTGCTGGCCCCGGATGATAGCCGTGCCCGGCCACCTCGGTGGACTTGTTGCATGGACTGACGGCTGAAGAGGCTCGGCTCCTGCACCGTCACGCGAGGTCGGTGGAGGCCGCGAAGTCCTTCTGGGGCTCGATGTCCGCCAGGCGCTCCTTGAGCGCCTTCACGAGCGCCGCGTATGCGTCGCCGCCGAGGACCAGGCGCCTGGGCGCGGGATGTTGATCGACACTCGCGATCATCCGCTGGGCCATCCTGGCGGCATCGCCCTGGGGAAGGCGCGACGTGTCCTCGAGGAGCGCGTGAACCCTGCCCACGGGCGTGCTCTCGTAGACGGCCATCTTCGCGCCGACCTTCGCGCTCCCGAAGCGGAACTTCGTTCGTGCGCCGCCCGGCTCGACGATCGTGACGCCGATGTTGAACGGCGCGAGCTCCTGCATCATCGACTCGACGAAGCCCTCGATGCCCCACTTGCTCGCGTGGTAGAGCGACCCCCCGGCGCCAGCCGCCTGTCCGCCGTACGTCGAGACCTGGAGGATTCGCCCACCTCCCTGTGCGCGCAGGTGCGGAGTGGCGGCGCGAATGACCTGGATCGAGCCGAGCAGGTTGGTGTTGAGCTGGTGGACGATCTGCTCATCCGTGAGCGCCTCGGCGGCGCCAAAGAGGCCGTAGCCGGCGTTGTTGACGACCACGTCCACCCGCCCGAGCTCGGCGAACGCCCGGTTCACCACCTGCTTGATGGCCGGCGTATCGGTGACGTCGAGGTGCGCGAGCCAGAGGCGTTCGCCATGGCGCGCCTCGAGGTCGTTCATCGCGTCCAGCTTGCGAACGGTGCCCGCGACGCGGTCGCCGCGCGTCAGGAGCTGCTCCGTCATGTGGCGGCCGAAACCACTGCCCACACCCGTGATGAACCAGGTTCTCTGTCGTGTCATGGCCAGGTCCTTGTGGTGCTGCGAGGTAGATGCGGCCATCTTTCGCATCCAGGGGAGACATGGACAATTCCCCTCGGTGGAGACACACTGGAACGCATGCCGTACCAATCGGAACATGCGCTCGAGGAGCTCCGGGCCTTCGTCGCGGTGGTCGAGGCCCAGGGGTTCAGCGCCGCCGCGCGGGCGACGCGGGGGAGGAAGGCGACGCTCAGCAAGCGCGTCCAGGAGCTCGAGGCGCGCCTCGGCGTGCCGCTGCTCGTGCGGACCACGCGCTCGCTGCGACTGACCGACGAGGGCCGCGCCTATTTCGAGCATGCGTCGCGCGCACTCGCCTCGGTGCGGGACGCCGAGGCCGTGGTCCTCTCCGCGAAGGCCGAGCCGCGCGGCGTCTTGCGTGTCACGACCTCGGCGGCGCTGGCGGCCCTGGTGATGGACAGCGTCGTGGCGACCTACCTCGCCAGGCATGCGCAGGTGCGCGTCGAGCTCCACGTGTCGGAGCATCGAGGAGATCTCGTCCGCGAAGGCTTCGATCTCGCCGTGTGGGCGGGCTCGCTCGAGGACTCATCGCTCATCGCGCGAAGGCTCGGCGTCGCCGACGGGGGTTACTACGCCAGCCCGCGCTATCTCGCGCGGAGACCCGAGCCGAAGTCGCCAGAAGAACTCTCGGCGCACGACACGATCGCGGTCCCCAAGGGCGATGCGCCGATGGACTGGGCCTTCGTCGTCGCGGGAAGGCCAAGGCGGGTCACGTTGCGCCCCCGCCTGGTGGTGTCCGACCTGGCGCTCGCGGCGCGGGCCGCGGCCGCGGGGATGGGGATCGTCCGTGCTCCGTCCTCGGTCGTGGAGCCGTATCTCGCGAAGAAGCAGCTCGTGGCCATCCTGCGAGAGTCGACACCGCCTGGGCTCGAGGTGCATGCCGTCTTTCCCGTCGGTGGTGCACTCGTGCCCAAGACGCGCGTGTTCGTGGAGCTGCTTCAGGCGTGGTTCGAGCGCGAGTAGCAGTGAGAAAAACGAACCCACGGTGTCTGTCGTGCGGATTTGGCCGGTAATAGACGGCGCACAGGACACCTGGGCCGATGGCCAGCTCCCCCTCCTTCCTGCTCCATTCCTGCTCCATCACCCGCCTTCGACAACGAGGCCCCGCTCATTGATTTCCTGGAGGCTTCCTCCACCTCCGTGCCCGCTGGCGGCTCTCTTCACCTGGTGGCCTCGGCCCATGATCCCAACCCGGGCGACATCCTCTCCCATGACTGGACGGCCACCGCGGGCTCCTTCTCCTCACCCTCCGAGGCCTCCACTTCGTGGACGGCTCCTGCCTCCGCCGGCGTTCAGTCCCTCACCCTCACCGTGACGGACTCCCGTGGCCTGTCCTCTCGCGTTGTCCTGACCATCCAGGTCTCCCTCAACGGCGGAACGGGAGAGGCTCAGCTTTCCATCGCCTTCAACAGCTCTCCTCGGGTGGCCTCCCTCACGGCCTCTCCCACGCGGATTCCCGTCGGGCAGACGACCTCTGTCTCCATCTCCGCCTCCGACCCGGATGGCGACAGCCTCTCCTACGCGTGGAGCGCCTCCTGCGCCGGCTCCTGGACCAACGCCTCCTCCAGCTCCGCTCGATTCACCCCCTCGCTCCTGCCCGCCGGCGCCTGCAACAACTGCCGCCTGACGGTCCTGGTCTCGGACGGACACGGCGGGCTGAACACCGGAACCGTCGCCCTGTGCATCAGCAACACGCCGCCTTCCCCTTCGTTCCCTCCCGAGATCCTCCGGACCTACCGATCCTCGGACTCCGCCACCCCGGGCCAGGTGCTCACCTATGAAGTGGTTGCCAGCGATCCGCAGGGCTCTGACCTCTCCTTCTACTGGGAGGCCTCGACAGGCGTGCTGGACCCGCCGAGCCGCGATGCCTTCCGCAGCCGCGTCACCTGGACAGCCCCCTCCTGTGTCAGCGACGGCACGCCCCCTTCCATCACGGCGGTGCTGCTGCACGACGGCAAAGTCCTCATCGCGGGAGGACATGTCGTCGATGGCGATATTCAACTCGCGGCGGCGGAGCTGTTCACGCCCTGAAGATGGCTCTTTTCCATATATTGGCCCCATGGGAGCGGAACGCCGGAGCTGTGCCCATCGGCGTGTCCACGCCCAGGAGCTCCGCCATGCTCGCCCTCCCGCTCCTCGTCCTCCTCGCCGCGGTGCCCGCACCGTCCTCCCTCCGGGAGGCACTCCAGGAGCGCATCTCCCAGGTGAAGGGCGCGTCCGTGGCGGTCGCCTACCAACGCCTCGGGGGCTCCCCGGACTCCCTCTACCTGGAGGCGGATCGCTCCTTCCACGCCGCCAGCACCATGAAGGTGCCGGTGATGCTCGAGGTCTTCCGCCAGGTGGACGCCGGCACCCTGTCCCTGGAGGAGCCCGTGACACTCACCCGCCAGTTCGCCTCCATCGTGGACGGCTCGCCCTATGAGCTCGACGCGAAGGACGACGAGGACGCCGCCCTCCACGAGCGACTCGGACAACCCGTGCCGCTGCGCGAGCTGGTGGAGCGGATGATCACCCGCTCGAGCAACCTGGCCACCAACCTGGTCCTCTCCCGGGTGGACGCCCGGCGCGTGACGAAGACCCTGCGCGCCCTGGGGGCCCGGCGGATGACCGTCCTGCGCGGCGTGGAGGACGGCAAGGCCCACGCCCGGGGTCTGAACAACACCGCGACGGCGCGGGATCTCGCCTCGCTGTTGTCCGCCCTCGAGCAGGGCAGGGCGGCCACTCCGGCCTCCACCCGCGCCATGCGCTCCATCCTCCTGGCCCAGGAACTCAATCGGGAGATTCCCGCCGGACTCCCGCCGGGCACACCCGTGGCGCACAAGACCGGGCAGATCTCCGGCGTCCTCCACGATGCCGCCATCGTCTACCCCCCGGGCCATCCCGCCTACGTCCTCGTGGTGCTCACCCGCGGCATCCCCGATGAGGCGGTGGCGCGCTCGCTCATCGTGGAGCTTTCCCGCCAGGTGTACGCGCACGCGACGCGTTGACACCCCTCGCCGGACGCGGTCGCCGGAGGGTGAACGGTCCGTACAAGGGCGCATTGGGTCTCCATGGCTCGTTGTTCGGCTCGGTGACCGGGACGACCACGAGCTCCGTCTCGATGGTGGGCGTGCGTTACTTCGTCTCGGACGCGGTCCCGGAGGCCGACACCTTCGCCCTGGCGACGGTCCGTCCGGGACTCGGCGTGACGCTCTACACCCCCTGACTCAGGGCGTCGCGGCCGTGGTGAAGGTGCGGGTCTCGGAAGTGCTGACGGAGATGTCCCCCGTGCCCTGCTCGAGGGGGTTGCCATGCTCCACCAGTCCGATCAGGGCATCCATGGAGGCCGCGGGGCCAAAGCCCTGGATCTTCCAGGTGAACTCGGTATTGGCGGGCAGGTCCATGCCGAACGCGCTCAGGTCCGGCAGCGTGGTCTGGGTCCCGCTCGTGTAGAGGGTCACCGTGTAGGGCGTCTGGTTTTTGCTCTTGTCCTCCTGGAGCGTGAGCACATGCACGCCGCCCGCGAACGGCGACCAGGAGAACTCGGTGGTCCGCGTCACGTCCTTCGCCGCGTCCGCGGGCTGGGCCGGACGCGCGGACGCCTGGATCTCCACCGAGACGTTGGTGGTACCGGCGGTCAATCCCCGCTTGAAGAGCAGCGTACCCTCCGCTCCCTGTGCATCGCGTGGGATGGCGAACGCGAGAATCGAGAAGGTGGTCTGGGGAATCTGGGGCACCGCGTAGTCGAACGCGCCCGAGGAGGCGAACGCGAAGCCCAAGCTGAACTCGGAGCCCGGCTTGAAGGCGAGGCTCAAGGTGCTCAACGAGAGGGCGTATCCCTCCGGCACGATGTAGTTGCCCGCGAGCCTGGAGTTCGTCACGGGACTCAGGGCGATGTCCTGCGCGGGGAGCGTGGCGTCCTTGGAGACGGTCACGTTGTCGCGCTGTCCGAAGGCCAGATAGCGCGTGGGAAGAGAGCCGGGACTGCTGCTCTCCGATTGGAGGGCGTAGATCGTGCCCGTGGCCGAGGTGGCGCCGCTCCAGTCCACGTTCAGCGAGTAGGTCCCCGAGGGCTCCACGGAACCAGACATGTCGCCGCCCGTCGAAGCGAACAGCAGATTGGTCGTGGCGATGGCTGAAGACGGCTGTTCACCGGTGACGGTCCCTTCCACGGTGGCCTCGTGTTCGGGGTCGGGTTGCGCGGCATCCGTGTCGAGTTCGAGGGGGACCGTGAGGGTCTCGAGCGTCAGCCCCATGAAGACGGTCGCGACCCGGCGCTCCTTGTCGGCCACGATGACATCGTAGGGAGGCGTCACGCCCGAGATGCTGAAGGCGCCGGAGCCGTCCACGGCCACCGGCTGTCTGCCATTGCCCGGAATGAGGATCGAGGCCTTCGAGACGGCCTGGAGCGAGTCGCCGAACACCTTTCCCGTGACGGTGATGGGAGCAGGGGGGTTGTCACCGCACGCGGACAGCACCAGCGCGGCACAGCAACTCCAGACCAAGGATGCGTTCTTCATCGAGGGTGTTCTCCCTGGGGTGTAGTGGACAGGCACGGGGATTGACAGCCGCGCCTGGACGAGGATGGGGCTGATTTATTCAGCCCTTTTTCACTATACGCGAACATGGTCTATCTGCGTGTGATGTCGCCTCCGGTCGTCACCGTCCTCCTGCCCGCCCGAAACGCCGAGCGCACCGTGGCCCGCGCGGTGACGAGCCTCCTGGATGGCACGCTGCGCGACCTCCGGGTGTTGGCGGTGGACGACGGCTCGACGGATGGGACGCGCGGCGTACTCGAGGACCTGGCGGCGCGTGACGCCCGGGTGGAAGTGTTGGAGGGGGCAGGGCGCGGACTGGTGGCGGCGCTCAACCTCGCGCTCGCGCGGGCCATCTCGCCTTACGTGGCGCGCATGGACGCGGATGACGAGTCGCTGCCCCGGCGTCTGGAGGCGAGTGTCGCGGCCCTGGAGGCGGATCCGAGTCTGGGTGGCGTGGGCACCGGCGTGGAGCTCTTCCGCGAGGATCAGCCGGTGAGCCCCTCGATGAGGGACTACGCGGCGTGGCTCAACGGACTCGACTCGCCCGAGCGGTTGCACCGCGAGCGCTTCGTGGAGAGTCCCATCTGCCATCCCTCGGTGTGCCTGCGGCGGGAGGCGGTGGTGGCCGCGGGAGGGTGGGCGCACGGGGACTTCCCGGAGGACTACGAGCTGTGGCTGCGGCTCATCGATCGGGGCCACGGGATGTACAACCTGCCCGAGGTGCTGTTTCGCTGGCGGGACAGCGCGGAGCGGCTGACGCGCACGGATCCGAGGTACGCGCACAAGCGCTTCATCTGGGTGAAGGCGCGCTACCTGACGCGCAGCCGCGAGGTGGCGGGGCGTTCGTTGACGGTGTGGGGCACGGGCCCGGGAGGGCTCCTGCTCACGCGCTTCCTGCTCGCCGAGGGTGCCCGGGTGACGCGCTTCATCGACGTGCACCCGCGCAAGGTGGGCACGCGCATCCACGGGATTCCGGTGGAGCGGCCCGAGTCCCTGGGAGCGCCACCGGAGGACACGCACCTCATCGCGGCGGTGGGCGTGCGCGGCATCCGCGAGGAGATCCGCGCCACCCTCGGCGCGCTCGGCTGGAGCGAGGGCGTGCACTTCACCTGCGCGGCATGATCGAACACATGAACGGACTACTGCTGGAGGACCGTTGGGCGCCTGTCACGTCGGAGATGGGATTCCTGGAGACCGATGCGGAGCACGCCGCGCGCGCCTTCGCGGCGTGGCATGCAGGGCTGCTCGCACCGCGCGGCATCACCGTGGAGGTGCGTCCGGTATCAGGCCCCCTGGAGCAGGCCCTCTCCACGCTGCTGCCCATCACCACTCCAGAGGTGCAACGGCAACTCTTCATGCCGACACGCAGCCCCTGGACGGCGTATATCGAGAACGGGTGGGGGGGAACCGATGCCGCGAGCGCCATGTCCTACATGGCCCAGACGTTGGGCTGTCGGGGTCTGCGTGTGGTCGCCGTGCCCAACACCATTCGGAAGGACAAGGGCCGCTTTGGTGCCGTGATGCTCACGATGTACGGCCTGCATCGGACGGAGTGGCTCAACTACGTGCGAGTCGTCAGCGCGTCCAATGATGGGGGCCACTGGGTCTTCGACCAGTCCGGTGAGCCCTTTCCCTTCGAGAAGGTGGAGCAGTATCAGGCCCGCCGGGTGAAGGACCGGTTCACCTTCGACATGCTCAAGGAGTACCTGCGTCACCTGGGGCTGTCGCCCTTCGAGGAGGACTTCTACCTGCCGGAGGGCACCCCCGCCTGGCTGGTGGAGAGGAAGGGGCCGGTCCTTCCCTCCCACGCGGAGTTCACCCTTGCCCAGGCCCGGGAGGAGTTCTGACGAACACTGGTCATTCCAGAATGCGGAGCGCCCATCGGTTGAACGCGCTGGTGCTCTTGCTGTTTCTCACGGGATGTGCCGCGCAACCCTTCATGGGCGGCGCTCCGTGGCATGGGCAGAACGGAGCGTGGGCCGGGCAACAACCTGTCGACGTCGACTTCGAGTTACCCACGCCCCAACGGGCAGAGGAGTTGCGCCAAAGAGGCGTGCAACTGCCCCGGCTCTCCACGGAAGCAGCCCACCCACGAGCGCATCGAGACTTCGTTGAGCACCGTGTGACGGCGGTGGGCTTTGGTCTCACGGCGGGTGGGTATCTTCTCTATTGCGAGGGGTTGCCGCTGCCCGTGCTGGTTCCGGAGTCTCATGTCGATCTGGGACTCACGAGCACGGAGCCACTGAATCCGTCCATCTATCCGGACCGGGACACGGCCCTGACGGACATGGCGGCCAGTGCCTCCAGCTCGGGGCATGCGAGGTACGCCTACTACCGTGGAGCGGGAGGGGCGCTCATCGTGCCCACCCTCTTTTCTCCGGCCACGACTCCCCGCGTTGCCCGGTTGATGCTCGAGGTTCGTGAGCACCTGGGTGAAACAGTCCAGAGCGAACTCAAGGTGATGTTGCTGACCCTGACGGGGACCAGGGTTCTGCAGGGCGTTTTCTCTCGCGTGGTGCGGATGGACTCGGGACCCGCCCTCCGTCCGTCCGCGAGGAAGGAGGCCCTCGGGGGCGAGGCTCCGACGTCGCGAACACCGGTGACGCGAGCCGCTGCACCCGCGTCAGACACCGCTTCCGCGTCAGCGGTGCCCGCTCCTACGACGGCGACGAGCGCACCGGCGCCATCGCGGGGATTGGTCCAGGCGCTCGCTGGCAACAACCCGACGCCGCCAGTGGCTCCGAGCTCGCGCCTACCACAGGATGTCGCGAGTAGCCCAAAGGTGCCCAGGTTGCGTAAGCCGAACCGTCCCATCGGCCCCAGCCCGAGCCAGAACGCACAGCTCCAGGTGGACATTGAATACCTGGACACCATAGGCGCCACGAATATCCGGGTGAACCAGCAGCAGATTACGGCGCGCAATGCCCAGCGCGTTGGAGTCAATCGACCGGACCTGCAATTCGACTATAACGGCCGCCGCTACCATGTGGAGTACGACACGCCCGCATCGAGCCGTGGCCCTGGTCACCAGTCGCGCACCACCTCCAACGACCCCAACGCGGAGATCATCCTCCTCATCGTGCCCTGAAGGGCGAGGTGTACTTGAAGACCGAGAACATGAAGGGACTGCTACTGGAGGACCGCTGGGCGCCTGTCACATCGGAGCTGGGATTCCTGGAGACGGGTGCGGAGCACGCCGCTCGCGCCTTCGCGGCGTGGCAGGCAGGACTGCAGGCACCCCGTGGCATCGCCGTGGAGGTGCGCCCAGTTTCAGGAACCTTGGATCAATCTCTCTCCGCCCTGCTGCCCATCACCCTTCCGGAGACGCAGCGGTACCTCTTCTTACCGACACGCAGCCCCTGGACAGCGTATGTCGAGAACGGGTGGGGGGGGACCGACGCTTCGAGCCCCATGCGCTACATGGCCCGGACGCTGGGCTGCCGGGGCCTGCGTGTGGTCGCCGTGCCCAATACCATTCGCAAGGACAAGGGCCGCTTTGGTGCCGTGATGCTCGAGGTGTACGGCCCGCATCGCACGGAGTGGCTCAACTACGTGCGAGTCGTGAGCGCGTCCAATGACGGAGGCGAGTGGGTCTTCGACCAGTCCGGCGAGCCCTTTCCCTTCGAGAAGGTGGAGCAGTATCAGGCCCGCCGGGTGAAGGACCGGTTCACCTTCGACATGCTCAAGGAGTACCTGCGTCACCTGGGGCTGTCGCCCTTCGAGGAGGACTTCTACCTGCCAGAGGGCGCCCCCGCCTGGCTGGTGGAGAGGAAGGGGCCGGTCCTTCCCTCCCACGCGGAGTTCTCCCTGGCCCAGGCCCGGGAGGAGTTCTGACGTGTTCGGATGGTAGGCTCGGGCCCGGACCCGTCCCCATGCTCTTCAAACGCACCATCCTCGATCAGATCCAACGGCTCGACCCCGAGAAGGATGATCACCGGATCCTCTTCCTGAGCTGGTACCACGACTTCGTCTGGGACAGCCGCAAGGCGCTGGAGTTCGCCCTGTTCCGCACCTACGCCGTGCCGAGCATCGGCAAGCTGCTCGACTCCACGGGCGAGTTCACCCGCCGCACCCAGAAGCGCTACGACGACACGGATCTGCTCATCGCCGAGTTCCTCGAGTCCGGCTACGACAGCGAGCGGGGCCGCCGCGCCATCCGGCGCATGAACCAGCTCCACCACCGCTTCGACATCTCCAACGACGACTACCTCTACGTCCTCTCCACCTTCGTCCTGGAGCCCATCCGGTGGATGGAGCGTTTCGGCTGGCGGCCCTACACGGACCACGAGCGGCTCGCCGGCTTCCACTTCTTCAAGCAGGTGGGGCGGCGGATGAACATCCGCGGCATCCCCGCCACTCTCGAGGAGCTCGAGCGCTTCAACCTCCAGTACGAGCGCGAGCACTTCCGCTACACCGACGAGAGCCGCCGCGTGGGCGAGGCCACCCGCGACCTGTTCCTCGGCTGGTTCCTGCCCAAGTCGTTGCACGGATATGGTGCTCCCGCGGTGCATGCGCTGATGGATCCCCCGCTCCTGCGGGCCTTCGGTTTCCCCGAACCCCCCTCCTGGCTGCGACAGACGGTGATGGGGGCCATGAAGACCCGCGCGCGGCTGCTGCGCCTCACGCCCGAGCGCAAGCGGCCCTTCCTCGCCACCCAGGCTCCCCATCCCACCTATCCCCACGGCTACCAGATCGAGCGGCTCGGGCCCGAGGGGGTTCCACCCCCGAGCGAGGAGAATCCATGACGGAGCGCGCCTCCATCCTGGTGGTCGACGATGATCCGCACCTGCGCGAGGTGGTGGGGTTCGCCCTCACGCAGGCGGGCTTCCACGTCGAGCAGGCCCGCGACGGCCGCGAGGGTCTGGAGTTCGTGCGCCGCTCGGTGCCCGCGCTCATCGTCCTGGACATCATGATGCCGGAGATGGACGGCCTGGAGATGTGCCGCGAGGTGCGCCGCTCCCACGACTGCCCCATCGTGTTCCTCTCCTCGCGCGATGACGAGGTGGACCGCATCCTCGGTCTCGAGCTGGGCGGCGACGACTACCTCACCAAGCCCTTCAGCCCCCGGGAGCTGGTGGCGCGGGTGAAGGCCGTGCTGCGGCGCTCCCGCGCCCTCGCGAGCCCTCCGCCTGCGGCCCCCTCGCCGGTCTTGCAGCGCGGCCCCCTGCGCCTGGACGTGGATCTGTGGCGCGCCTGGTGGAACGAGCACGAGGTGGTGCTCACCGTCACCGAGTTCCACCTGCTCGCCGCGCTCCTGCGCGCCCCCGGCAAGGCGTTCACCCGCGACGAGCTGATGACCCGCGTCTACGAGGACGTGGTGGTGAGTGATCGGACCATCGACAGCCACGTACGGCACATCCGGCGCAAGTTCGCCGAGGCCGGGGGCGAGGTCATCCAGACGGTGCACGGCCTTGGCTATCGGCTCGCGATCCCCTGACGGCGGGCGCTCCCGCCCGCGCCTGTGGCTGGTGTTCGCGGCGGTGGGCCTGGGGGCCTTCGTGCTCGCGCTGCTCGGCCTGCTGTTCGTGCGCATCTACGATGATCAGCTCATCCGCCAGACGGAGTCCGAGCTCATCACCCAGGGTGTCGTCGTCGCGGAGCTGTACCGCTCCCGGCTGCGCGAGCGCGTGGAGCCCGGCTACGGGTTGATGGCCTTGTCGCCCGGTCCGTCCGTGCCCATCGCGGGCTCGTCGCTGCGGCCCATCTTTCCGTCCCTCCGGGCCTCGGACGAGGTGCTGCCCCCCGTGGAGGCACCCCCGCCCCGGTCCATCCTCCCCGCCGAGCCCCACGCCCGCGAGGCCGCCGAGCCCCTCTCCGCGCTGCTCCAGGAGGTGAACCGCTCCACCCTGGCGGGCATCCGCGTGGTGGACCTCCAGGGGGTGATCGTCGCCAGCTCCGCCTCGGAGTCGGACCTGGGCGCCACCCTCATCGGCCGGCAGGAGGTTCAAGAGGCCCTGCGGGGGGAGTACCGCGCGGTGTTGCGGATGCGCCTGTCCTTCACCGGTGACGCGCCCCTGGCATCCGCGAGCCGGGACAACGTCGTGCGGGTGTTGGTGGTGCTGCCCGTGCGGGAAGGGGATCGGATCTGGGGCGCGGTGGTGCTCTCGCGCACGCCGATGACGCTCGTCAAGGCCGTCTACGCGGACCGCTGGAATCTCACCGCCATCGGGCTGGTGCTCCTGGGGGTGGTGACACTCATGTCCCTGGCCGGCGCGGCGCTGGTGGTCCGTCCCGTCCGGGCCCTCGTGCGGCAGACACGCGACATCGCCACCGGCGCTCCCGAGGGCTTCGCGCCCATCTCCCACCCGGTGGTGCGCGAGCTCGCCGAACTGTCCGAGTCCCTCGCGGGCATGGCCACCGCGCTCCGGGATCGCAACCAGTACATCCGCTCCTTCGCGGCCAACGTGTCGCACGAGTTCAAGACGCCGCTGGCCGCCATCCAGGGCGCGGTGGAGCTCTTGCGCGACAGCGCCGAGGGCATGTCCGCCGCCCAGCGCGAGCGCTTCCTCTCCAACATCGACGCCGATGCCCGGCGCCTCACCCGGCTGGTGCAGCGGCTGCTGGAGCTCGCGCGCGCGGACTCCCTCGTGGCCCGGCCCTCGCGCACGCAAGTCGCCCCCGTGCTCGAGGCGCTCGCCGCCCGGGGCCGGGCCGAGGGGCTCGCGGTGGAGGTGGGCCCCGTGCCTCCGGGAGTCGTCCTGGGTCTGCCCGCCGAGGTGCTGGAGGATCTCCTCTGGCAGCTCATCACCAACGCGGCCCAGCACGGAGGCGAGGGGGTGCGAGTGCGGCTGGAGGCGGAAGGCGGGCCCGAGGGGGGCCGGGTGGTGGTGCGCGACGACGGCCGGGGCATCTCCGAGGCCAACCGGGCACGCGTCTTCGATGCCTTCTTCACGACGGCCCGGGAGCGGGGGGGCACGGGGCTCGGGCTGACCATCGCCCAGTCCATGTTGCGCGCCTTCGGGGCCCGGCTGGAGCTGCTTCCCGCGGAGGGCAAGGGAGCCGCTTTCGCCGTGGTGGAGGGCACTTCCTGGAATTCCGGAGCAACTTCTGGCGCGCTGATACGATAAGACAATGCCCTGGGCGGAGAGGGTGCACGCATGAGTGTTCCAGGTATTCCAGTCGAGGTGCAGACGGGCTTCCTTCTCGAGACCCGTGCCGAGCGCGACATGCTCGCCCAGGCTCCGGCGGAGATGCGTCCGTTCCTGGAGGCCCAGATGAAGATGGCGATGGAGATGAAGATCTGCGATCTCCTCACCCGCCTGTTCAAGAGCGATCACGAGCAGGCAATGACGGTGATCAAGAACACCGGCGGCTGACGCGGGCCCCCGGCTACGCCCCTGTCGCCTGCCGCCCGGCGTCCGGGGAACCAGCGAGCCGCCAGCGCACCCCCGCGAGCCCCGTCTCCTTCACGAGTCCCTCCACCAGGGGGCCATAGTTCTCCTCCACCCATTGATGGAAGTAGGCGTCGGGGGCCGCGAGCACCAGGTGCCCGTCCTCCACGTCCACCGCGCGCGCCTGGGCCAGCCACGTCAGCGCGTAACGCTTGCCGTTGTCCCGCAGCCACCCGAGGCACTCGTTCCACCGGCGCGCTCGGCTTCCTTCTGCCTCTTTTCGAGGACTTGCACGTAGCGATCGCACAGCGTGAGGCGGACCGAGTCCCCCTCCCGGACGAGGATCCGCGCGCGCAGCAACGCGTCCCAGAACGCGCCGGGAGTGCCCGTCCACCGGACCGCGCCTTCCAGGGCCTCGCACCACACCGCCTCGAGGCTCATGGGAAAGCCCACGTCGACCTGTACCCAGTCCAATCCGGCCATGTCCTCGCCTCCCGTGGAACCGCCGCGCGTCCACCGCTCTGCCTCCGGGTGCACAGAGCTGATCCCCTGGCGGGGCACGCTCGGGGAGGACGCTGATCGCCGGGTGATCCACGTTCGCGATCTGAGGCGCCCCCGCCCGGTCGTCTACCCCCCGGGGTTTCTGGCCCTCCAGGATCAGCGGATCCGCGCGCTCCAAGTGTCGCCTGGTCTCGTGGGCGGTAGCGGGCGCGACAGCCCGCTACAGGTTGTCTCCTGTTAGGAAGGGGCCTCATGAGCATTGGAAAGAAGATCGCCCTGG
Above is a window of Cystobacter fuscus DNA encoding:
- a CDS encoding response regulator transcription factor, whose translation is MTERASILVVDDDPHLREVVGFALTQAGFHVEQARDGREGLEFVRRSVPALIVLDIMMPEMDGLEMCREVRRSHDCPIVFLSSRDDEVDRILGLELGGDDYLTKPFSPRELVARVKAVLRRSRALASPPPAAPSPVLQRGPLRLDVDLWRAWWNEHEVVLTVTEFHLLAALLRAPGKAFTRDELMTRVYEDVVVSDRTIDSHVRHIRRKFAEAGGEVIQTVHGLGYRLAIP
- a CDS encoding sensor histidine kinase yields the protein MAIGSRSPDGGRSRPRLWLVFAAVGLGAFVLALLGLLFVRIYDDQLIRQTESELITQGVVVAELYRSRLRERVEPGYGLMALSPGPSVPIAGSSLRPIFPSLRASDEVLPPVEAPPPRSILPAEPHAREAAEPLSALLQEVNRSTLAGIRVVDLQGVIVASSASESDLGATLIGRQEVQEALRGEYRAVLRMRLSFTGDAPLASASRDNVVRVLVVLPVREGDRIWGAVVLSRTPMTLVKAVYADRWNLTAIGLVLLGVVTLMSLAGAALVVRPVRALVRQTRDIATGAPEGFAPISHPVVRELAELSESLAGMATALRDRNQYIRSFAANVSHEFKTPLAAIQGAVELLRDSAEGMSAAQRERFLSNIDADARRLTRLVQRLLELARADSLVARPSRTQVAPVLEALAARGRAEGLAVEVGPVPPGVVLGLPAEVLEDLLWQLITNAAQHGGEGVRVRLEAEGGPEGGRVVVRDDGRGISEANRARVFDAFFTTARERGGTGLGLTIAQSMLRAFGARLELLPAEGKGAAFAVVEGTSWNSGATSGALIR
- a CDS encoding DnaA N-terminal domain-containing protein encodes the protein MRSLRASPRKEAEGSRARRWNECLGWLRDNGKRYALTWLAQARAVDVEDGHLVLAAPDAYFHQWVEENYGPLVEGLVKETGLAGVRWRLAGSPDAGRQATGA